The following proteins are encoded in a genomic region of Bosea beijingensis:
- a CDS encoding aspartate/glutamate racemase family protein, with protein MSDRIRIALVHATPVAVDPIAQSFRAIWPEADPVGILDDGLALDRAAAGTLTDDLSRRIVALGQYGLSTGAKAVLYTCSAFGPAIEEAARLFPVPVLKPNEAMFEEALGHGGNLGMIATFSPAVAMMEQEFAEEAARAKPGARLTSWLATGAIEALRAGDADRHNRRVAEGVAALGERDAILLAHFSTSRAGEACRALTARPVLSSPDAAVRKLRRLLEA; from the coding sequence ATGTCCGACCGCATCCGCATCGCGCTCGTCCATGCGACGCCTGTCGCCGTCGATCCGATCGCCCAATCCTTTCGAGCGATCTGGCCGGAGGCCGATCCGGTCGGCATCCTCGATGATGGTCTGGCGCTCGATCGGGCGGCTGCGGGCACGCTGACCGACGACCTCTCGCGCCGCATCGTGGCGCTCGGGCAATATGGTCTTTCGACCGGCGCCAAGGCGGTTCTCTACACCTGCTCCGCCTTTGGACCCGCGATCGAGGAGGCGGCGCGCCTGTTCCCCGTGCCGGTCCTGAAGCCGAACGAGGCGATGTTCGAGGAAGCTCTCGGGCATGGCGGCAATCTCGGAATGATCGCCACCTTCAGCCCGGCCGTCGCGATGATGGAGCAGGAATTTGCCGAGGAAGCGGCAAGGGCGAAGCCTGGCGCGCGATTGACATCCTGGCTCGCTACCGGTGCGATCGAGGCGCTACGAGCCGGCGATGCCGACAGGCATAACCGGCGCGTGGCTGAAGGCGTGGCGGCGCTCGGTGAACGCGACGCGATCCTCCTGGCGCATTTCTCAACATCGCGTGCAGGCGAGGCCTGTCGCGCACTGACCGCGCGGCCAGTGCTTTCCTCCCCCGATGCTGCTGTCCGAAAATTGCGGCGCCTGCTGGAAGCCTGA
- a CDS encoding ABC transporter ATP-binding protein, with translation MTDLVVDNVQKWLGGLQILSGASFTAEKGRIVALLGASGSGKTTLLRCIAGLEQPEIGFIKIGGTPVLDDKSGIALPPEQRQIGLVFQSYALWPHRTVYENVAYGLKLRRASQSEIKTKVEAILEKLGLAHLAARYPDQLSGGQQQRVAICRALVYEPKVLLLDEPLSNLDAKLREEARFWIRKLILDLKICAIMVTHDQAEALAIADQVLLLKGGSIVQSGTPLEIYGRPETFYAADFMGTNNVLSGRLVGAPGGDAAIDCAGLSLPGIWKDRAAPADPDAVRAVIRMEAISVSPEPSADSAPFDVEGCIYLGEKWEYRLKRGDLRLRAQGHEPLSAAVAHCRIPASAIWLYNP, from the coding sequence ATGACTGACCTCGTCGTCGACAACGTCCAGAAATGGCTGGGCGGCCTACAGATCCTCTCTGGCGCGAGCTTCACGGCGGAGAAAGGTCGGATCGTCGCGCTGCTCGGCGCCTCCGGTAGCGGCAAGACCACGCTGCTGCGCTGCATCGCCGGGCTGGAGCAGCCGGAGATTGGCTTCATCAAAATTGGTGGGACGCCGGTTCTCGATGACAAGTCCGGGATCGCGCTTCCTCCCGAGCAGCGGCAGATCGGCTTGGTCTTCCAATCCTATGCGCTCTGGCCGCACCGCACCGTGTACGAGAACGTGGCCTACGGACTGAAACTGCGGAGAGCCTCTCAGAGCGAGATCAAAACGAAGGTCGAGGCGATCCTGGAAAAGCTCGGGCTCGCGCATCTCGCGGCGCGCTACCCCGACCAGCTCTCGGGCGGCCAGCAGCAGCGCGTCGCGATCTGCCGGGCGCTGGTCTACGAGCCCAAGGTGCTGCTGCTCGACGAACCATTGTCCAATCTCGACGCTAAGCTGCGCGAGGAGGCACGGTTCTGGATCCGCAAGCTGATCCTCGATCTCAAGATCTGCGCGATCATGGTCACGCATGACCAAGCCGAGGCGCTGGCCATCGCCGACCAGGTCCTGCTGCTGAAGGGTGGCAGCATCGTCCAGTCCGGCACGCCGCTTGAAATCTACGGGCGGCCCGAGACCTTCTATGCAGCCGATTTCATGGGCACGAACAATGTGCTGAGTGGCCGGCTTGTCGGGGCTCCCGGAGGCGATGCCGCGATCGATTGCGCCGGCTTGTCGCTGCCGGGCATCTGGAAGGACCGGGCGGCGCCGGCCGATCCCGATGCCGTGCGCGCGGTGATCCGCATGGAGGCGATTTCCGTCTCGCCGGAGCCGAGCGCCGACAGTGCGCCTTTCGATGTTGAAGGCTGCATCTATCTCGGCGAGAAATGGGAGTATCGCTTGAAGCGCGGCGACTTGCGCCTGCGGGCTCAGGGGCACGAGCCGCTGAGCGCAGCAGTCGCGCATTGCCGGATTCCGGCCTCCGCCATCTGGCTCTATAATCCCTGA
- a CDS encoding ABC transporter permease, producing MSLSAQAPRYRASVILALFVMVAAPAALIIYQSFLSAPFFDETARLSLEAYEFILSDPEFYRALWTTTLYAVGMVAVAVPLGGLLAFLITRTDLKGRGWLEPLVLVPMFLSSIVLAFGYTVAVGPSGFVTIAFRNVFGVAPWSIYTLPGIILIGGLSHVPTVYLYVASAMRRLPSDLEEAARTAGASIWRVSLDVTLPMVLPALVFSAALNLLLGFETFGIPLVLGDPNGILVLTTYIYKVNTIFGAPTYQVMAAVTVFLILITLPLVFIQRRLLRHARRFAAVGGKGARTNLLKLGSTGQVVALSIIGLWLLVSVVLPVGGIVLRAFVENWGEGVKLSEQLTLANFQRVFELPSLSRGIINTILLAAVGGAFAVAFYLLVGLAGHRNHGKTGTLLDYSVLIPRALPGLIVGLAFFWLFLFVPFLVPLRTTLFSLLIAYIIVGLSYGLRIIQATLLQVAPELEESARTAGATTFRTWRDVVIPLVRPGLAGAWAMIMIVFLREYATGVYLMSAGTEVIGSLMVSLLTSGAMDQIAALSFISILLTAIGLTLAMRLGAKIHD from the coding sequence ATGTCTCTTTCAGCTCAAGCACCCCGTTACCGGGCCTCGGTCATTCTGGCCCTGTTCGTGATGGTTGCGGCCCCGGCCGCGCTCATCATCTACCAGAGCTTTCTGAGCGCGCCGTTTTTCGACGAGACGGCGCGCCTGAGCCTGGAGGCTTACGAGTTTATCCTCTCGGATCCCGAGTTCTACCGGGCCCTATGGACGACGACGCTCTACGCGGTCGGCATGGTCGCTGTGGCCGTGCCGCTCGGCGGCTTGCTCGCGTTCCTGATCACGCGCACCGACCTCAAGGGGCGCGGCTGGCTAGAGCCGCTGGTGCTGGTGCCGATGTTCCTGTCCTCGATCGTACTGGCCTTTGGCTACACGGTCGCGGTCGGGCCCTCCGGCTTTGTCACCATCGCATTTCGGAACGTGTTCGGTGTGGCGCCGTGGAGCATCTACACGCTGCCGGGCATTATCCTGATCGGAGGCCTGAGCCATGTCCCAACAGTCTATCTCTATGTCGCCTCGGCGATGCGTCGACTGCCGAGCGATCTTGAGGAGGCAGCCCGGACGGCGGGCGCCAGCATCTGGCGCGTCTCGCTCGACGTAACGCTGCCGATGGTGCTGCCGGCGCTGGTTTTCAGTGCAGCGCTGAACCTGCTGCTGGGCTTCGAGACCTTCGGTATCCCGCTCGTTCTGGGGGACCCGAACGGCATCCTCGTGCTCACCACTTATATTTACAAGGTCAACACGATCTTCGGCGCGCCGACCTATCAGGTCATGGCGGCGGTGACGGTGTTCCTGATCCTGATCACCTTGCCGCTGGTCTTCATCCAGCGCCGGCTCCTGCGCCATGCCCGCCGTTTCGCGGCCGTGGGCGGCAAGGGCGCGCGCACCAATCTCCTCAAGCTCGGCAGCACGGGACAGGTGGTCGCCCTATCGATTATCGGGCTCTGGCTGCTGGTCTCGGTGGTTTTGCCGGTGGGCGGAATTGTCTTGCGCGCCTTCGTGGAGAACTGGGGCGAGGGAGTGAAGCTGTCGGAGCAACTGACGCTCGCGAACTTCCAGCGGGTGTTCGAATTGCCGAGCCTGTCGCGCGGCATCATCAATACGATTTTGCTTGCCGCGGTAGGTGGCGCATTCGCCGTCGCGTTCTATCTGCTGGTTGGCTTGGCAGGGCATCGCAACCACGGAAAGACTGGCACGCTGCTCGACTACTCGGTGCTGATCCCGCGCGCACTGCCGGGGCTGATCGTCGGCCTCGCCTTCTTCTGGCTGTTCCTGTTCGTGCCGTTCCTCGTGCCGCTGCGCACGACGCTGTTCAGCCTGCTGATCGCCTATATCATCGTCGGCCTGTCCTATGGCCTGCGCATTATCCAGGCGACGCTGTTGCAGGTCGCGCCGGAGCTTGAGGAATCGGCGCGCACCGCCGGCGCCACGACCTTCCGTACCTGGCGGGACGTGGTCATCCCACTCGTGCGGCCAGGCCTCGCCGGTGCCTGGGCGATGATCATGATCGTCTTCCTGCGTGAGTACGCCACCGGCGTCTATCTGATGAGCGCAGGCACCGAGGTGATCGGCTCGCTGATGGTGTCGCTCCTGACCTCCGGCGCGATGGACCAGATCGCCGCGCTCTCCTTCATTTCAATTCTGCTGACCGCAATCGGCCTGACATTGGCCATGCGGCTGGGAGCCAAGATCCATGACTGA
- a CDS encoding ABC transporter substrate-binding protein: MINRRQFVLASAASATALGIGLPVRAQEVPAGYPADYKALVEKAKAEGVVSIYTSTDDVQGRPIVEAFQKAYPGIRVDYNDLGTNGAYNRIISEAAAKQVGSDVVWTSAMDLQMVLVQKGLAEAYKSPETSHLPGWANFNDTLYGTTVEPVGILYNKAQLASMKLPKTRAELLAFMRDNKDALKGKLATFDPEKSGTGFLFFSNDAKTMPDTFELVKAFGATEGKTYGSSGAMREKIVSGEHWLAFNIIASYAIEWAAKNPALGYILTSDHTAAFSRVANISKGAPHPNAARVFLDFLLANSGQSALASVGAPSIRTDVTSGLNLTKLTEMANGNLKPIPVTTALLEATEPKNRADFFRRWKEALRG; encoded by the coding sequence ATGATCAATCGTCGTCAATTCGTGCTTGCCTCGGCTGCTAGCGCGACCGCGCTGGGGATTGGCCTGCCGGTCCGAGCCCAAGAGGTGCCAGCAGGTTACCCAGCCGACTACAAGGCTCTGGTGGAGAAGGCGAAGGCCGAGGGCGTCGTATCGATCTACACCTCGACCGACGACGTGCAGGGCCGCCCGATCGTCGAGGCGTTCCAGAAGGCCTATCCCGGCATTCGCGTCGACTATAACGACCTCGGCACCAACGGCGCCTATAACCGCATCATCTCGGAAGCCGCGGCCAAGCAGGTCGGCTCCGACGTGGTCTGGACCTCGGCGATGGACCTGCAGATGGTCCTCGTCCAGAAGGGATTGGCCGAGGCCTACAAATCACCCGAGACGAGCCATCTGCCGGGCTGGGCCAATTTCAACGACACGCTCTACGGCACGACGGTCGAGCCGGTTGGCATCCTCTATAACAAGGCCCAGCTCGCTTCGATGAAGCTGCCGAAAACCAGGGCTGAGCTCCTGGCTTTCATGCGGGACAACAAGGACGCGCTGAAGGGCAAGCTCGCGACCTTCGATCCCGAGAAGAGCGGCACCGGCTTCCTCTTCTTCAGCAACGACGCCAAGACCATGCCGGACACGTTTGAGCTGGTGAAGGCCTTCGGTGCGACCGAGGGCAAGACCTACGGAAGCTCGGGCGCGATGCGCGAGAAGATCGTCTCGGGCGAACACTGGCTCGCCTTCAACATCATCGCATCCTACGCAATCGAATGGGCTGCGAAGAACCCGGCTCTCGGCTACATCCTGACTTCGGACCACACCGCCGCGTTCTCGCGCGTCGCCAATATCTCGAAGGGCGCGCCGCATCCCAACGCCGCGCGTGTCTTCCTCGATTTCCTGCTGGCCAACTCGGGGCAATCTGCCTTGGCTTCTGTCGGGGCTCCTTCGATCCGCACCGACGTGACCTCCGGTCTCAATCTGACCAAGCTGACCGAGATGGCCAACGGCAATCTCAAGCCGATCCCGGTTACGACAGCGCTCCTCGAGGCGACCGAGCCGAAGAACCGAGCCGATTTCTTCCGCCGCTGGAAGGAAGCGCTGCGCGGCTGA
- a CDS encoding GntR family transcriptional regulator: MTHSPLALRIANDIIARIGMGEFSTGSHLATEALAKRFEVSRSPVREALALLSDQGFLENRRNRGFFVLPSAKGSVQRAIEPIGTPDSDPYYQLAEDWLKDRIGAEQTEQAIRDRYNLTRSQAQDLLSRAAREGWAEPKPGYGWKLRQVAKTAEAFEEIYRFRAVIEPAALLEPSFRFDKAIAASLRRTQERLASGNLEGLAPAAMTAAGAEFHEGIIRMSGNPMFFYALERANQLRRLAEYRLKVNPERIAVQSSEHLQILDLLAKGDNLEAAHLMRRHLSGALASKSPVVHPRAGDAGRAA; encoded by the coding sequence ATGACCCATAGTCCTCTCGCCCTCCGCATCGCTAACGACATTATCGCGCGTATCGGCATGGGCGAGTTCAGCACAGGTTCGCATCTGGCGACCGAAGCTCTCGCCAAGCGTTTCGAGGTCTCGCGCTCTCCCGTGCGGGAGGCTCTCGCGCTGCTCTCCGATCAGGGCTTCCTTGAAAATCGCCGTAACCGCGGGTTTTTCGTGCTGCCGAGCGCGAAGGGCAGCGTGCAGCGCGCTATCGAGCCCATAGGTACGCCTGACAGCGACCCTTACTACCAGCTGGCGGAGGATTGGCTGAAGGATCGGATCGGCGCGGAACAGACCGAGCAGGCGATCCGCGACCGCTACAATCTGACTCGCTCCCAGGCTCAGGATCTTCTGTCTCGCGCGGCGCGAGAGGGCTGGGCCGAGCCGAAGCCAGGTTATGGCTGGAAGTTGCGCCAGGTTGCCAAAACGGCGGAGGCTTTCGAAGAAATCTATCGGTTTCGCGCCGTGATCGAGCCTGCGGCTCTTTTGGAGCCCAGCTTCAGGTTCGACAAGGCGATTGCCGCCTCGTTGCGTCGGACGCAGGAGAGACTGGCTTCTGGGAACCTGGAAGGGTTGGCTCCTGCTGCCATGACAGCCGCTGGCGCGGAATTTCACGAAGGCATCATCAGAATGTCGGGAAATCCGATGTTCTTTTATGCGCTGGAGCGAGCCAACCAGCTACGCCGATTGGCCGAGTACCGGTTGAAGGTCAATCCGGAGCGGATTGCAGTGCAGAGCTCCGAGCACCTCCAGATTCTCGACCTCCTTGCCAAGGGCGACAATCTGGAAGCGGCCCATCTGATGCGTCGTCACCTCAGCGGTGCCCTCGCATCCAAGTCTCCTGTCGTACACCCACGTGCTGGAGATGCTGGACGCGCGGCTTGA
- a CDS encoding isocitrate/isopropylmalate dehydrogenase family protein — protein sequence MKILVLPCDGIGPEIVSASMAVLEVASDRFGLGLTFEYDDVGFKSLEKHGTTLRESVLDRARNEFDGVILGTQSHADYPAPEKGGRNVSAGFRIGLDLYANVRPARTRPFIESNMKPGKTMDLVIMREATEGFYPDRNMHLGWAELMPSPDMAISLRKITAHCSNRIARRAFELAAKRRKKVTAVHKVNSFHQTDGLFLREVRKVAAEFPDVQLDDLLIDASTAHLVRNPERFDVICATNFYGDIISDLASELSGSLGLAGSMMASDTHCCAQAQHGSAPDIQNQDKANPVSMILSCGMLLQWLGEKRKLPAFEQAFHAIDKAIDIVLTDPASRTPDLGGKTGTKRFGTLVAETLRTA from the coding sequence ATGAAAATTCTCGTCCTGCCCTGCGACGGCATCGGCCCCGAGATCGTCTCCGCATCCATGGCGGTGCTGGAGGTCGCGAGCGACCGCTTCGGCCTCGGCCTCACCTTCGAATATGACGATGTCGGCTTCAAGAGCCTGGAGAAGCACGGCACGACCCTGCGCGAGAGCGTGCTCGACCGCGCTCGCAACGAGTTCGACGGCGTGATCCTCGGCACCCAGTCCCACGCAGACTACCCGGCCCCCGAGAAGGGCGGGCGCAACGTCTCCGCCGGCTTCCGCATCGGCCTCGACCTCTATGCCAATGTCCGCCCTGCCCGCACGCGCCCCTTCATCGAGTCGAACATGAAGCCCGGCAAGACCATGGATCTCGTCATCATGCGCGAAGCGACCGAGGGCTTCTATCCCGACCGCAACATGCATCTCGGCTGGGCTGAATTGATGCCCTCGCCGGACATGGCGATCTCGCTTCGCAAGATCACGGCGCATTGCTCGAACCGCATCGCCCGGCGCGCCTTCGAGCTCGCAGCCAAGCGCCGCAAGAAGGTGACCGCGGTCCACAAGGTCAACAGCTTCCACCAGACTGACGGCCTCTTCCTGCGCGAGGTCCGCAAGGTCGCCGCCGAGTTTCCGGATGTGCAGCTCGACGACCTCCTGATCGATGCCTCGACCGCTCATCTCGTCCGCAATCCCGAGCGCTTCGACGTGATCTGCGCCACGAATTTCTATGGCGACATCATCTCGGACCTCGCCAGCGAGCTCTCCGGCAGCCTCGGCCTCGCCGGCTCGATGATGGCGAGCGACACCCATTGCTGCGCCCAGGCGCAGCACGGCTCGGCCCCCGATATCCAGAATCAGGACAAGGCCAACCCAGTCTCGATGATCCTGTCCTGCGGGATGCTGTTGCAGTGGCTCGGCGAAAAGCGGAAACTGCCCGCCTTCGAGCAGGCTTTCCATGCGATCGACAAGGCTATCGACATCGTGCTGACCGACCCCGCCTCGCGCACCCCCGATCTCGGCGGCAAGACCGGCACCAAGCGCTTCGGCACGCTCGTCGCCGAGACCCTGCGGACGGCGTGA
- a CDS encoding transporter substrate-binding domain-containing protein, with product MREEAKRIERMIGAAPDAVRRVLSRHGELRAGINLSNFLLVSSRTADGGPAGVSPDMAAILAECLGLPLRYVPYPSPGPLADAAERDEWDVALVGAEPQRAAVIDFTPAYTEIEATYLVQPGSSLQSVAEVDQKGRRIAVAARTAYGLWLERNVEGAELVMGEGFDGAYRQFVDRKLDALAGLRPKLIEDEKALPGSRILPGRFMAVQQALGTPKASGSAIDYLRAFVATAIRTGLVGKLIAKHKVEGLSVAHPAS from the coding sequence ATGCGCGAAGAGGCCAAACGCATCGAACGGATGATTGGGGCTGCGCCCGACGCGGTTCGCCGGGTGCTCTCGCGCCATGGCGAACTGCGGGCCGGCATCAACCTGTCGAACTTCCTGCTGGTTTCCAGCCGTACCGCAGACGGCGGTCCGGCAGGCGTCTCGCCGGACATGGCGGCGATCCTGGCTGAATGCCTCGGCCTGCCACTCCGATACGTCCCTTATCCATCACCCGGCCCGCTCGCAGATGCGGCCGAGCGTGATGAGTGGGACGTCGCTCTGGTCGGCGCCGAGCCGCAGCGCGCCGCGGTCATCGATTTCACGCCGGCCTATACCGAGATCGAAGCCACCTATCTGGTCCAGCCGGGCTCGTCTCTGCAATCGGTGGCGGAGGTTGACCAAAAAGGACGGCGCATCGCGGTGGCCGCGCGCACAGCCTATGGCCTCTGGCTGGAACGCAACGTGGAGGGAGCCGAACTCGTAATGGGAGAAGGGTTCGATGGAGCCTATAGGCAGTTCGTCGACCGGAAGCTCGATGCTCTCGCGGGGCTCAGGCCGAAGCTGATCGAGGACGAAAAAGCGTTGCCGGGATCGCGCATTCTCCCCGGCCGCTTCATGGCGGTCCAGCAGGCGCTCGGCACGCCGAAGGCATCCGGCAGCGCGATCGACTATTTACGTGCCTTCGTTGCCACCGCCATTCGGACTGGCCTCGTCGGCAAGCTGATTGCGAAGCACAAGGTCGAAGGTCTATCGGTGGCGCATCCAGCCTCCTGA